A genomic segment from Microbacterium sp. SORGH_AS_0428 encodes:
- a CDS encoding Dam family site-specific DNA-(adenine-N6)-methyltransferase codes for MTDSNLVHTTTRESIHWSHIDRMDVEERAAAILSATPRPFVRWAGSKQRLLSQLTPHFPTRYRTYFEPFFGAGSLFFLLRPNHAVINDSCVPLIEMYKTVRDYSSEVYAALAPMDVLDKELYYEVRRTSPTGAVQRAARFLYLNRAAWNGLYRVNAKGEFNVPYGKPRSGNHLDPNNLRAASQLLAGSNVLMQHGDFEQALGSAGEGDFVFLDPPYASSKRRESFVDYNEKLFTWDDQVRLAARAEELRRAGAHVVVTNAFNTDIRDLYPNFREHPLVRRSLLSSDKTRRRPVAESALVS; via the coding sequence ATGACCGACTCGAACCTAGTGCACACGACCACTCGCGAGTCGATCCACTGGTCGCACATCGATCGAATGGACGTCGAAGAGAGAGCTGCGGCTATCCTTAGCGCGACGCCTCGCCCGTTCGTCAGGTGGGCCGGATCGAAACAGCGCCTGCTCTCTCAGCTCACTCCTCATTTCCCAACCAGGTACAGAACGTACTTCGAGCCGTTTTTTGGTGCGGGCTCACTCTTCTTTCTTTTGAGGCCGAACCATGCAGTAATCAATGACTCCTGCGTTCCACTCATCGAAATGTACAAGACGGTGCGCGATTATTCGAGCGAGGTTTATGCCGCTCTCGCTCCGATGGATGTTCTCGACAAGGAACTTTACTACGAAGTGCGCCGCACGAGTCCGACCGGGGCAGTGCAACGCGCGGCGAGGTTTTTGTACCTCAATAGGGCGGCCTGGAATGGACTCTACCGAGTAAACGCCAAGGGCGAGTTCAACGTACCCTATGGAAAGCCGCGGTCTGGAAACCACCTTGATCCAAATAACCTGCGAGCCGCATCACAATTGCTGGCGGGATCAAACGTACTGATGCAACACGGTGATTTCGAGCAAGCGCTGGGGAGCGCTGGAGAGGGAGACTTTGTCTTCCTCGACCCCCCTTACGCGTCGAGCAAACGCCGCGAATCATTTGTCGACTACAACGAAAAGCTCTTCACATGGGATGACCAGGTGCGTCTGGCTGCGCGAGCGGAGGAACTGCGCCGCGCCGGGGCACATGTGGTGGTGACAAATGCATTCAACACCGATATACGGGATCTTTATCCCAACTTTCGCGAGCATCCACTCGTTCGACGAAGTCTACTCTCCTCGGACAAGACTCGCCGGCGCCCCGTAGCAGAGAGTGCCCTAGTGTCATGA